In one Bacillus sp. SM2101 genomic region, the following are encoded:
- a CDS encoding 1-deoxy-D-xylulose-5-phosphate reductoisomerase, with protein MKHISLLGATGSIGKQTLDIIKLHQDQFSLVAISVGQNIPEARKIIHEFSPKLVSVKYKEDADRLKSEFTNDISFVYGDDGLVHAATHDQASIVVNAVVGSVGLTPTIEAIKAKKTIALANKETLVTAGHIVMEMARNNGVSILPVDSEHSAIFQCLQGEQEKTIEKLILTASGGSFREKKRNELQHVTVEQALNHPNWSMGAKITIDSATMMNKGLEVIEAHWLFQIPYTHIDVVLHKESIIHSMVQFHDSSIIAQLGNPDMRVPIQYALSYPDRLVFNNTKRLDLVEIGALHFMKADVNRYQCLRFAYDAGVEGGTMPTVLNAANEEAVAAFLRKEITFLQIEELIERSLEQHRTIKNPNLECIRTVDTDTRKYIKTLIN; from the coding sequence TTGAAGCACATTAGTTTATTAGGGGCTACTGGCTCTATAGGGAAGCAGACGCTTGATATCATTAAGCTGCACCAAGACCAATTTAGCCTTGTAGCAATTTCTGTTGGACAGAATATACCAGAAGCGAGGAAAATCATTCATGAATTTTCACCTAAGCTCGTATCTGTTAAATATAAAGAAGATGCTGATCGATTAAAGAGTGAATTTACTAATGATATATCATTTGTTTATGGTGATGATGGATTAGTTCATGCCGCGACTCATGACCAAGCATCCATAGTCGTCAATGCGGTGGTTGGAAGTGTAGGTCTTACACCAACGATTGAAGCGATTAAAGCCAAAAAAACAATTGCTCTTGCCAACAAAGAAACACTTGTAACAGCAGGACATATAGTTATGGAAATGGCAAGAAATAACGGAGTTTCAATTCTACCAGTTGACAGTGAGCATTCTGCTATTTTTCAATGTTTACAGGGAGAACAAGAAAAAACGATTGAAAAGCTCATTTTAACAGCTTCTGGTGGCAGCTTTCGTGAGAAAAAGAGAAATGAACTGCAGCATGTTACTGTTGAGCAAGCACTAAATCACCCTAACTGGTCAATGGGAGCAAAAATAACGATAGACTCTGCTACGATGATGAATAAAGGTCTTGAAGTTATCGAAGCGCACTGGCTTTTTCAAATTCCTTATACTCATATTGATGTCGTCCTCCATAAAGAGAGCATTATACACTCAATGGTCCAATTTCATGACAGTAGCATTATTGCCCAGTTAGGAAATCCTGATATGCGTGTTCCGATTCAATATGCGCTATCATACCCTGATAGGCTTGTGTTTAACAATACAAAGAGATTGGATCTCGTGGAGATTGGAGCTCTGCATTTTATGAAGGCAGATGTTAATCGATACCAGTGTTTACGCTTTGCCTACGATGCGGGAGTAGAAGGGGGAACGATGCCAACAGTGCTAAATGCTGCAAATGAAGAAGCAGTTGCTGCTTTTCTTAGAAAGGAAATTACCTTCCTTCAAATTGAGGAACTTATTGAAAGATCACTTGAGCAACACCGTACAATTAAAAACCCTAATTTAGAGTGTATACGCACAGTAGATACGGACACTCGTAAGTACATAAAAACACTAATAAATTAA
- the rseP gene encoding RIP metalloprotease RseP translates to METLNTVIAFVIIFGALVFVHELGHLVFAKRAGILCREFAIGFGPKVFTFKKKETLYTIRLLPIGGFVRMAGEDPEMIEIKPGHSIGLLFDQHGKVTNIVLNNKDKYPDAKIVEVEFADLEHELYITGYEEDNDEKLVRFEVSETAHFIQDDQHIQIAPYSRQFSSKTLWQRTLAIFAGPLMNFVLAAVLFMVIAFIQGYPSDDPQLGEVIEGGAAVEAGLQEGDIVLAINNKQLSSWDEVVQMIQNNPEKQLLFTIERDGQSETITVTPKLNEVQGMKIGQIGVYPSVNQSIFGSIAFGAEETFVWTKEIIILLGKLITGQFSFDMLSGPVGIYKTTEEVAQSGVLYLMRWAALLSINLGIMNLLPLPALDGGRLMFFAIEAVRGKPIDRQKEGMVHFIGFALLMLLMLVVTWNDIQRFFL, encoded by the coding sequence GTGGAGACGCTAAATACGGTAATTGCTTTTGTAATTATTTTTGGAGCGTTAGTTTTTGTTCATGAATTAGGTCATCTAGTTTTTGCAAAACGAGCTGGAATTTTATGTAGAGAATTTGCGATTGGATTTGGACCTAAAGTGTTTACTTTCAAAAAGAAAGAAACGCTATATACGATTAGGCTTCTTCCTATCGGTGGTTTTGTAAGGATGGCTGGTGAAGACCCTGAAATGATTGAAATTAAACCAGGCCACAGCATCGGTCTGCTGTTTGATCAACATGGAAAAGTAACGAACATCGTTCTAAACAATAAGGACAAATACCCTGATGCAAAAATCGTAGAAGTAGAGTTTGCTGATTTAGAGCACGAACTGTATATAACAGGCTATGAAGAAGATAATGATGAAAAACTTGTACGTTTTGAAGTGAGTGAAACGGCACATTTTATTCAGGATGATCAACACATCCAAATTGCCCCATACTCAAGACAATTTAGTTCGAAGACGTTGTGGCAACGAACACTAGCTATTTTTGCAGGCCCGCTTATGAATTTCGTCTTAGCTGCCGTTCTTTTTATGGTTATTGCTTTCATTCAAGGCTATCCGTCTGATGATCCACAACTAGGGGAGGTCATTGAAGGCGGTGCAGCAGTTGAAGCTGGCTTACAGGAAGGTGATATTGTATTAGCAATTAATAACAAACAATTATCTTCTTGGGATGAAGTCGTTCAAATGATTCAAAATAACCCTGAAAAGCAGCTATTATTCACAATTGAACGTGATGGACAATCAGAAACGATTACTGTAACTCCGAAGTTAAATGAAGTTCAAGGGATGAAAATTGGACAAATTGGTGTATACCCTTCGGTGAATCAATCGATATTCGGTTCAATTGCATTCGGAGCTGAAGAAACTTTTGTTTGGACAAAAGAGATCATCATTTTACTTGGGAAATTAATAACTGGTCAATTTTCATTTGATATGCTATCAGGTCCAGTTGGCATTTACAAAACAACAGAGGAAGTAGCTCAATCTGGTGTGCTATATTTAATGAGATGGGCAGCTTTATTGAGTATTAACTTAGGTATTATGAATTTACTACCACTACCGGCATTAGATGGAGGCCGATTAATGTTTTTTGCCATTGAGGCTGTTAGAGGAAAACCGATTGATCGTCAAAAGGAAGGTATGGTCCACTTTATTGGTTTTGCTTTATTAATGCTATTAATGTTAGTAGTTACGTGGAACGATATCCAAAGGTTCTTCCTATAA
- a CDS encoding proline--tRNA ligase — translation MKQSQTFIPTLREVPADAEVKSHQLLLRAGFIRSNASGVYSFLPLGKRVLHKIETIVREELDRIGAVELLMPALQQAELWQESGRWYSYGPELVRLKDRHNRDFALGPTHEEVITNLLRDEVKSYKRLPLTLYQIQTKFRDEKRPRFGLLRGREFIMKDAYSFHSSQESLDEVYNKMYEAYGNIFRRCGLDYRAVIADSGAMGGKDTHEFMVLSDVGEDTIAYSDSSDYAANIEMAPVVSTYVKSDEAAADLEKVETIDKKSIQEVAHHLQVDDHKCIKSLLFKADEKFVLVLVRGDHEVNDIKVKNLYSASNVELATAEETKQVMNCTVGSLGPIQVQGDIEIIADHAVKAIVNGVCGANVENYHYTGVNPDRDFSVSAYEDLRFIQEGDPSPDGNGTIVFAKGIEVGHIFKLGTRYSEAMDGMYLDENGRNQPMIMGCYGIGVSRILASVAEQFHDDNGLVWPAALSPYDVHLIPVNIKNDEQRQLAEELYETLQETGINVLFDNRQERPGVKFSDSDLIGLPVRITIGKKAAEEIVEVKFRNSGETVEVHKTDLINTIQKNIAK, via the coding sequence ATGAAGCAAAGTCAAACATTTATTCCAACATTGCGGGAAGTGCCTGCTGATGCTGAAGTAAAAAGCCATCAGCTCTTGCTAAGAGCAGGATTTATCCGTTCAAATGCCAGTGGTGTTTATAGTTTTCTACCATTGGGCAAGCGAGTGTTACACAAAATTGAGACAATTGTTCGTGAAGAACTCGACCGCATAGGCGCAGTGGAGTTATTAATGCCAGCACTTCAACAAGCAGAGCTGTGGCAAGAGTCTGGACGCTGGTACTCATATGGTCCTGAACTAGTAAGACTAAAAGATCGTCACAACCGAGATTTTGCTTTAGGGCCAACTCATGAAGAAGTAATTACGAACCTATTAAGAGATGAAGTAAAGAGTTATAAGAGACTCCCACTAACTCTATATCAAATTCAAACTAAATTCCGTGATGAAAAAAGGCCGCGCTTTGGTTTGTTGCGTGGTAGAGAGTTTATTATGAAAGATGCATACTCCTTTCATTCTTCGCAAGAGTCATTAGATGAAGTGTATAACAAGATGTATGAAGCATATGGAAACATCTTCAGAAGGTGTGGCTTGGATTACAGGGCTGTTATTGCTGATTCTGGTGCAATGGGTGGTAAAGATACGCATGAGTTTATGGTGTTATCAGATGTAGGAGAGGATACTATTGCATACTCCGATAGCTCTGATTATGCTGCAAATATTGAGATGGCACCTGTAGTTTCTACATACGTTAAGAGTGATGAAGCTGCGGCAGACCTAGAAAAGGTAGAAACAATCGATAAAAAGTCGATACAAGAGGTTGCTCATCATTTACAAGTTGATGATCATAAATGTATTAAATCACTATTATTCAAAGCTGATGAGAAGTTTGTACTAGTGTTAGTTCGTGGTGATCATGAAGTAAATGATATTAAAGTGAAAAACCTGTACAGTGCATCAAACGTTGAATTAGCAACTGCTGAAGAAACTAAACAAGTGATGAATTGTACTGTTGGGTCGTTAGGTCCTATTCAAGTACAAGGTGATATAGAAATTATTGCAGACCATGCCGTAAAAGCGATAGTAAATGGAGTTTGTGGCGCGAATGTTGAAAACTATCATTATACAGGAGTAAATCCTGATCGTGATTTTTCCGTATCAGCATACGAAGATTTACGCTTTATTCAAGAAGGAGACCCTTCCCCAGATGGTAATGGCACAATTGTGTTTGCTAAAGGAATTGAAGTAGGACATATATTTAAATTAGGCACGAGATATAGTGAAGCGATGGATGGTATGTATTTAGATGAAAATGGTAGAAATCAACCGATGATTATGGGTTGTTACGGTATCGGGGTATCAAGAATCCTTGCATCTGTCGCTGAGCAATTTCATGATGATAATGGTTTGGTTTGGCCAGCTGCTCTCTCACCTTATGATGTTCATCTTATTCCAGTAAACATAAAAAATGATGAACAACGACAATTAGCTGAAGAATTATATGAGACTCTCCAAGAAACTGGTATTAACGTCCTATTTGATAATCGCCAAGAACGTCCAGGAGTGAAGTTTTCAGATTCAGATTTAATAGGCCTGCCTGTTCGTATAACAATCGGTAAAAAAGCTGCTGAGGAAATTGTTGAAGTGAAGTTTAGGAATTCTGGAGAAACAGTTGAAGTTCATAAGACTGACCTAATAAATACAATTCAAAAAAACATAGCAAAATAA
- a CDS encoding PolC-type DNA polymerase III has product MEQLSQEQKERFQLLLQQINCTDDVFVKHFHQAGIIKLIIDKEKKSWHFLFQLATILPIDIYNSFSLALQKSFAHIANVTFSILTRDKQFTEEDFQAYWTVCLLEFEGIQSPLLNLLHDQTPHLNGINAIVKVRNDTEAVALKRKFAKDIGEVYQQFGFPYLQLETEVNYSEKEYEKFVEQKQQEDQQKVMTAIAEMQKKEDQNTEHVERKGPLTIGYTIKDDEDIRRIEQIEDEERRIAIQGYIFHAETKELRSGRTLLTFKVTDYTSSILVKMFSRDKEDVSLLQAVQKGMWVRVRGSVQNDTFVRDLVMIANDINEIRGQERLDNEPADEKRVELHLHTPMSQMDAVTSVTKLVEQAKKWGHKAIAVTDHAIAQSFPEAFSAGKKHGVKILYGLEVNLVDDGVPIAYNEQDRLLSDDTYVVFDVETTGLSAVYDTIIELAAVKMKDGEIIDRFEAFVNPHHPLSATTIELTGITDDMVKDAPDIDVVIKQFHDWVEDDILVAHNASFDMGFLNVGYKKVDYDKAKNPVIDTLELARALYPELKNHRLNTLCKKFDIELTQHHRAIYDAEATGYLLAKLLKDAHDKDIENHNELNHKMARNDSYKRSRPFHATIIAQNDIGLKNLFKIVSLSHLQYFFRVPRVPRSLLQKYREGIIVGSACDRGEVFEGMMQKSPEEVESIAQFYDYLEVFPPDLYKHLIELELVRNEDAIKDIITKIVDLSEKLAIPTVATGNVHHLDPEDKIYRRILIGSQGGANPLNRHKLPDAHFRTTDDMLEAMAFLGKERAKEIVVTNTVNIADQIDEIKPIRDDLYTPKIDGADEEVRAMSYNQARDIYGNELPEIVEKRLEKELKSIIGHGFAVIYLISHKLVKKSLDDGYLVGSRGSVGSSFVATMTEITEVNPLPPHYVCPECKHSEFFNDGSVGSGYDLPDKDCPQCGANYNKDGHDIPFETFLGFKGDKVPDIDLNFSGEYQPIAHDYTKVLFGEDNVYRAGTIGTVAEKTAYGFVRGYTNDHNLHLRGAEIDRLVSGCTGVKRTTGQHPGGIIVVPDYMDIYDFSPIQYPADDSSSEWKTTHFDFHSIHDNLLKLDILGHDDPTVIRMLQDLSGIDPKTIPTDDPEVMKIFSGTETLGVTEEQIMCKTGTLGIPEFGTRFVRQMLEDTKPTTFSELVQISGLSHGTDVWLGNAQELIHNKICTLSEVIGCRDDIMVYLIYKGLEPSLAFKIMESVRKGKGLTDEFMQEMKKNEVPDWYIDSCLKIKYMFPKAHATAYVLMGVRIAYFKVHHPLLYYAAYFTVRAEDFDIEAMVRGSNAIRAKIEEINDKGLEASTKEKNLLTVLEISMEMCERGFSFKKVDLYKSSANEFIIDGNTLIPPFNSIPGLGTNAAINIVKSRGEGEFLSKEDLQKRGKISKTILEYLDNHGCLESLPDKNQLSLF; this is encoded by the coding sequence ATGGAACAATTATCACAAGAGCAAAAAGAACGGTTTCAACTCCTGCTCCAACAGATTAATTGTACAGACGATGTATTTGTTAAGCATTTTCATCAAGCAGGAATAATAAAGCTTATTATCGATAAAGAAAAGAAGTCTTGGCATTTTCTATTTCAATTAGCAACCATCCTACCGATAGACATCTATAATTCCTTTAGCCTAGCCTTGCAAAAATCCTTTGCTCACATAGCAAATGTAACTTTTTCAATATTAACTCGGGACAAGCAGTTCACAGAAGAGGACTTTCAGGCTTATTGGACGGTTTGTTTACTTGAATTTGAAGGTATTCAATCACCCTTGCTGAACCTACTACATGACCAGACTCCTCACTTGAATGGAATTAATGCAATTGTCAAAGTTCGAAATGATACCGAAGCTGTTGCTTTAAAGAGAAAATTTGCTAAAGATATTGGGGAAGTGTATCAACAATTTGGGTTCCCATACCTACAGCTAGAAACAGAAGTGAACTACTCGGAAAAAGAATATGAAAAATTTGTTGAACAAAAGCAACAAGAAGATCAACAAAAAGTCATGACAGCCATTGCAGAAATGCAAAAGAAAGAGGATCAAAATACTGAACATGTAGAAAGAAAAGGACCGCTAACAATCGGTTATACGATTAAAGACGATGAGGATATTCGCAGGATTGAACAAATAGAAGACGAAGAGCGGAGAATAGCCATTCAGGGATATATTTTTCATGCTGAAACGAAAGAGCTCCGCAGTGGTCGAACATTGTTAACATTTAAAGTAACTGATTATACCAGCTCTATTTTAGTGAAAATGTTTTCTCGAGATAAAGAGGATGTTTCTCTTTTACAAGCGGTGCAAAAAGGCATGTGGGTTCGAGTGAGAGGTAGCGTTCAAAACGACACTTTTGTCCGTGATTTAGTCATGATTGCGAATGATATTAATGAAATCAGGGGTCAAGAGCGACTTGATAACGAACCAGCTGATGAGAAACGTGTGGAACTACATCTGCATACGCCGATGAGTCAAATGGATGCCGTAACCTCTGTTACTAAATTAGTTGAGCAAGCAAAAAAATGGGGTCATAAGGCAATAGCCGTTACTGATCATGCAATCGCACAGTCTTTCCCAGAGGCTTTCTCTGCAGGTAAAAAGCATGGGGTGAAAATACTATATGGCTTAGAAGTGAACTTGGTAGATGACGGGGTTCCTATAGCATACAATGAACAGGATAGACTACTATCAGATGATACTTATGTTGTATTTGACGTAGAAACAACGGGCTTGTCTGCTGTTTACGATACAATTATAGAGCTGGCAGCCGTAAAGATGAAGGATGGAGAAATCATTGATCGCTTTGAAGCATTTGTCAACCCACACCATCCATTATCAGCAACTACGATTGAATTGACAGGTATTACTGATGATATGGTTAAAGACGCACCTGACATTGATGTTGTCATAAAGCAATTTCATGATTGGGTGGAAGATGATATTTTAGTTGCTCACAACGCAAGCTTTGATATGGGTTTTTTAAATGTAGGATATAAAAAAGTTGACTATGATAAAGCCAAAAACCCAGTAATAGACACTCTAGAACTAGCACGTGCATTATATCCAGAACTAAAAAACCATCGGTTGAATACGTTATGTAAAAAGTTTGACATAGAACTAACGCAACATCACCGTGCTATTTACGATGCTGAAGCCACTGGATACCTTTTAGCTAAATTGTTAAAAGATGCTCATGATAAAGATATAGAAAACCATAATGAGCTTAATCATAAGATGGCTAGGAATGATTCATATAAACGATCGCGTCCATTTCATGCGACTATAATAGCACAAAACGATATTGGACTTAAAAATCTTTTTAAGATCGTATCACTTTCCCATCTGCAATATTTTTTCCGTGTACCGCGCGTTCCTAGGTCACTATTGCAAAAATACCGTGAAGGAATCATCGTCGGTTCTGCTTGCGATCGAGGAGAAGTTTTTGAAGGAATGATGCAAAAATCTCCAGAAGAGGTCGAGAGCATAGCACAGTTTTATGACTACTTAGAAGTTTTTCCACCTGATTTATATAAGCATTTAATTGAGCTTGAACTCGTTAGAAATGAAGATGCAATAAAAGATATTATTACAAAAATCGTTGATTTAAGTGAGAAATTAGCCATTCCTACTGTTGCTACAGGTAATGTCCACCATCTGGACCCAGAAGATAAGATTTATCGCAGAATTCTAATCGGTTCTCAAGGTGGTGCAAACCCGTTAAATCGACACAAACTACCTGATGCACATTTTAGAACTACTGATGATATGCTAGAAGCAATGGCATTCCTAGGTAAAGAACGGGCTAAGGAGATTGTTGTTACAAACACGGTAAACATTGCTGATCAAATTGATGAAATTAAACCTATTAGAGATGATTTGTACACACCAAAAATTGATGGGGCTGATGAAGAAGTCCGAGCGATGAGTTATAATCAAGCCCGTGATATTTATGGCAATGAGTTACCAGAAATTGTAGAAAAACGACTGGAGAAAGAATTAAAAAGCATCATTGGTCATGGTTTTGCAGTTATTTATTTAATCTCTCATAAATTAGTGAAAAAGTCATTAGATGATGGTTATCTTGTCGGCTCTCGTGGATCAGTGGGATCTTCCTTTGTAGCAACAATGACTGAAATAACTGAGGTAAATCCTTTACCTCCTCATTATGTTTGTCCTGAATGTAAACACTCGGAATTTTTTAATGATGGATCAGTTGGTTCAGGTTATGATTTACCTGACAAAGATTGCCCTCAGTGTGGCGCTAACTATAATAAAGACGGGCACGATATTCCTTTTGAAACGTTTTTAGGATTCAAAGGAGATAAAGTACCTGATATAGATTTGAATTTCTCGGGTGAATACCAGCCAATTGCTCATGATTACACGAAAGTTTTATTTGGAGAAGATAATGTATATCGCGCTGGTACAATCGGTACTGTTGCAGAAAAAACTGCATATGGCTTCGTAAGAGGATATACAAATGATCACAATTTGCATCTAAGGGGAGCGGAGATTGATCGATTAGTATCTGGGTGCACAGGGGTGAAGCGTACTACTGGACAACATCCAGGTGGTATTATTGTTGTACCAGATTATATGGATATTTATGACTTTTCACCAATTCAATATCCTGCTGATGATTCAAGCTCTGAGTGGAAAACGACTCATTTTGATTTCCACTCAATCCATGACAATCTACTGAAGTTAGATATACTCGGTCATGATGATCCAACAGTCATTCGGATGCTACAAGATTTAAGTGGGATTGACCCTAAGACGATACCTACAGATGATCCAGAGGTAATGAAAATATTTAGTGGAACAGAGACATTAGGTGTCACTGAGGAACAGATTATGTGTAAAACAGGAACACTCGGTATTCCTGAGTTTGGAACAAGATTTGTTAGGCAAATGCTAGAAGATACTAAGCCAACAACCTTTTCTGAGCTCGTGCAAATATCTGGTCTTTCACATGGGACAGATGTATGGCTTGGTAATGCACAAGAGTTAATCCATAATAAGATTTGTACATTGAGTGAAGTGATCGGTTGTCGAGATGATATTATGGTCTACTTAATATACAAGGGACTAGAACCTTCACTTGCATTTAAAATAATGGAGTCTGTTCGTAAAGGGAAAGGGTTAACAGATGAATTCATGCAAGAAATGAAAAAGAATGAGGTGCCTGATTGGTATATTGATTCTTGTCTTAAGATAAAATACATGTTCCCAAAAGCCCATGCAACTGCGTATGTATTAATGGGTGTTAGAATAGCTTACTTTAAAGTTCACCATCCTCTACTCTACTACGCAGCATATTTTACTGTACGCGCCGAAGACTTTGATATAGAAGCAATGGTGAGAGGGTCGAATGCAATTCGAGCCAAAATTGAAGAGATAAATGATAAAGGTTTAGAAGCTAGTACAAAGGAGAAAAATTTACTCACTGTATTAGAAATATCTATGGAAATGTGTGAACGTGGTTTTTCCTTCAAGAAGGTAGACTTATACAAATCAAGTGCGAATGAATTTATTATCGACGGAAATACGCTCATTCCGCCATTTAATTCTATACCTGGTTTGGGAACTAACGCTGCGATTAATATAGTGAAGTCACGAGGAGAAGGTGAATTCCTCTCAAAAGAGGATCTACAAAAGCGTGGAAAGATTTCAAAAACTATTCTTGAGTACTTAGACAACCACGGCTGTTTAGAATCCTTACCTGATAAAAATCAGTTATCACTATTTTAA
- the rimP gene encoding ribosome maturation factor RimP — MSKKVTQIVEELVIPILSEMQLELVDIEYVKEGQNWFLRVFIDSENGIDIEECGIVSEKLGEQLDEIDPIQHNYFLEVSSPGAERPLKKEKDFVNSIGKNVYIKTYEPVDGAKEFEGELTGFNGTVVTISVKVKTRTKVLEIPYDKVASARLAIAFH; from the coding sequence ATGAGTAAGAAGGTAACACAAATTGTTGAAGAATTAGTGATACCTATTTTATCAGAAATGCAGTTAGAATTAGTGGATATTGAATATGTGAAAGAAGGACAAAACTGGTTCCTTAGAGTTTTTATTGATTCAGAGAACGGAATTGATATAGAAGAATGCGGTATCGTTAGTGAAAAACTTGGAGAACAATTAGATGAAATTGATCCGATTCAACATAATTACTTTCTAGAAGTATCATCTCCAGGTGCCGAAAGACCACTGAAAAAAGAAAAGGATTTCGTTAATTCAATAGGTAAAAATGTATATATTAAAACCTATGAACCAGTAGATGGAGCAAAAGAGTTTGAAGGCGAGTTGACTGGTTTTAACGGTACAGTTGTTACAATATCAGTGAAGGTTAAAACAAGAACAAAAGTACTTGAAATACCTTATGATAAAGTTGCCAGTGCTAGACTTGCAATTGCATTCCACTAA
- the nusA gene encoding transcription termination factor NusA codes for MGSELLDALTQLEKEKGVSKDIIIDAIEAALISAYKRNFNQAQNVRVDLNLAVGSMKVFARKDVVEEVFDPRLEISVEESRQINPNYQIGDVVELEVTPKDFGRIAAQTAKQVVTQRVREAERGVIYTEFIDREDDIMTGIVQRLDPKFIYVGLGKIEALLPVNEQMPNERFQPHDRIKVYVTKVEKTTKGPQIFVSRTHPGLLKRLFELEVPEIYDGTVEIKSVSREAGDRSKISVHCDNPEVDPVGACVGPKGQRVQAIVDELKGEKIDIVRWSEDTIEFVANALSPSKVLEVIVKEEEKATTVIVPDYQLSLAIGKRGQNARLAAKLTGWKIDIKSQSEAEQLGIYPVDDAPLFDKLPDDETFDL; via the coding sequence ATGGGTAGTGAACTTTTAGATGCCTTGACACAGCTGGAAAAGGAAAAGGGAGTTAGTAAGGATATCATCATTGATGCGATTGAAGCTGCTCTAATATCCGCGTACAAAAGGAATTTTAACCAAGCTCAAAACGTGCGTGTAGACCTAAATTTAGCTGTTGGATCTATGAAAGTATTTGCGCGTAAAGATGTCGTTGAGGAAGTGTTCGATCCTAGACTTGAAATTTCTGTTGAAGAGTCTAGACAAATCAATCCAAACTATCAAATCGGTGACGTAGTTGAATTAGAAGTAACACCAAAGGATTTCGGAAGAATTGCAGCTCAAACAGCAAAACAAGTCGTAACCCAACGTGTTCGCGAAGCGGAGCGAGGTGTCATTTATACTGAATTCATCGATCGTGAAGATGACATCATGACTGGTATTGTACAGCGCCTTGATCCTAAGTTTATTTACGTCGGATTAGGAAAAATCGAAGCGTTGTTACCGGTCAATGAACAGATGCCAAATGAAAGATTTCAGCCTCATGACCGAATCAAAGTTTATGTTACAAAAGTTGAAAAGACAACAAAGGGTCCACAAATTTTTGTTTCTAGAACACACCCAGGTCTTTTAAAACGTCTTTTTGAGCTTGAAGTACCAGAAATTTACGATGGGACCGTTGAAATTAAATCAGTTTCAAGAGAAGCTGGCGACCGTTCAAAAATATCAGTACATTGTGATAATCCTGAGGTTGATCCTGTTGGAGCATGTGTAGGCCCTAAAGGGCAACGTGTACAGGCGATTGTAGATGAATTAAAGGGTGAAAAAATTGATATCGTCCGTTGGTCGGAAGATACCATTGAATTTGTAGCAAATGCATTAAGTCCTTCAAAGGTATTGGAAGTTATCGTTAAAGAAGAAGAAAAGGCAACGACAGTGATCGTTCCTGATTATCAACTATCTTTAGCAATCGGAAAACGGGGTCAAAATGCTCGTTTAGCAGCAAAGCTGACAGGATGGAAAATAGATATTAAGAGTCAATCAGAAGCTGAACAGCTTGGAATATATCCAGTTGATGATGCACCACTGTTTGATAAGCTTCCTGATGACGAGACATTCGATTTATAA
- a CDS encoding YlxR family protein yields MRKCVASGEMRPKKELIRIVRSKEGEVSVDQTGKKAGRGAYLTKDKDIILLARKNNQLSRHLNAQIEDAIYEQLIELVEKEKQSSHE; encoded by the coding sequence ATGAGAAAGTGCGTGGCTAGCGGTGAAATGAGGCCAAAAAAAGAATTAATACGTATTGTCCGATCCAAAGAAGGTGAAGTATCTGTCGACCAAACTGGTAAAAAAGCTGGTCGTGGTGCCTACTTAACGAAAGATAAGGACATTATTCTTCTTGCAAGAAAAAATAACCAATTATCAAGACATTTGAATGCACAAATTGAAGACGCTATTTATGAACAGTTAATAGAGCTTGTCGAGAAGGAGAAACAGTCATCACATGAATAA
- a CDS encoding YlxQ family RNA-binding protein, with amino-acid sequence MNKWMSLLGLANRARKIVSGEELVLKEIRNNRAKVILLSDDASPNTTKKISDKCNYYGVPLRIVDDRYTLGQAIGKEARVVIAVTDEGFARKLISLLEI; translated from the coding sequence ATGAATAAATGGATGTCTTTGTTAGGGTTAGCGAATCGAGCGCGAAAAATTGTTTCAGGAGAAGAACTTGTTCTGAAAGAAATTCGTAATAATCGAGCAAAAGTAATTTTATTGTCTGATGATGCCTCTCCTAATACTACGAAAAAGATAAGTGACAAATGTAATTATTATGGTGTACCATTGCGCATTGTTGATGACAGATACACACTTGGGCAAGCGATTGGTAAAGAGGCGCGTGTCGTCATTGCTGTCACTGATGAAGGATTTGCTCGAAAGTTGATTTCATTGCTCGAAATCTAA